From the candidate division WOR-3 bacterium genome, one window contains:
- a CDS encoding TldD/PmbA family protein, whose protein sequence is MIDKKQAKKIIDFILKSSKADQTEVVIFDFDSALTRYANNYIHQNVRESNTGVHIRVAFGKKIGSSYTNSIAPEKLKETLRWAETIARFQIDNPYFESLPSVKINAYKKVDSFETKTTRMSPNERAEAVREIIEVARKNNLTTFGSVSNGFSTVVIGNSNGTFAYRRSSDIFCNIVMATDNSTGYVQGGAKSIKEMNFKRMAKIAAEKALKSKNPIELPPGQYTTIFEPLAVSDIISYLAYYAFNGKTYEEGRSYLSGKLQTRVVDERITLIDDPFYRKGFPVPFDFEGVPKRKFVLIENGVAKNVVYDSITAAMGKKKSTGHALMYPNPFGPIPLHIVMKGGDSSIDEMIKTTKKGVLITRLHYTNVIDPYKLVFTGMTRDGTFLIEDGVITKGIKNLRFTDNIFDMLNRIEAISRKTELVAEEPGYGGRNPHGMVVPALKIKDFNFTSATEF, encoded by the coding sequence ATGATAGATAAAAAACAGGCAAAGAAGATTATTGATTTTATTTTGAAAAGCTCTAAGGCAGACCAGACCGAGGTAGTGATATTTGATTTTGATTCAGCATTGACAAGGTATGCCAATAATTATATCCACCAGAATGTGAGGGAGTCAAATACCGGTGTCCATATACGGGTTGCTTTTGGTAAGAAGATAGGTTCTTCCTATACAAATTCAATTGCCCCGGAGAAATTGAAAGAGACCCTGCGCTGGGCAGAGACCATTGCCCGATTCCAGATTGATAATCCTTATTTTGAATCATTGCCATCGGTGAAGATAAATGCCTATAAAAAAGTTGACTCTTTTGAGACAAAGACTACACGGATGTCACCAAATGAAAGGGCAGAGGCAGTAAGAGAGATAATTGAAGTTGCCAGGAAAAATAATTTAACCACCTTTGGTTCGGTTTCCAATGGTTTTTCTACGGTTGTGATAGGAAATTCTAATGGGACATTTGCTTACAGGCGTAGTAGCGATATTTTCTGTAACATTGTAATGGCGACAGATAATTCAACGGGTTATGTCCAGGGTGGTGCCAAGAGTATAAAAGAAATGAATTTTAAGAGGATGGCGAAGATCGCTGCAGAGAAGGCACTGAAATCAAAAAACCCGATAGAACTTCCACCCGGACAATATACTACAATCTTTGAACCGCTTGCTGTGAGTGATATTATCAGTTATCTTGCATATTATGCGTTTAATGGCAAGACCTATGAAGAGGGGCGTTCTTATCTTTCAGGTAAACTTCAGACAAGGGTCGTTGATGAAAGGATCACACTTATAGACGACCCATTTTACCGAAAGGGGTTTCCTGTTCCTTTTGATTTTGAAGGAGTACCGAAAAGGAAGTTTGTCCTCATTGAAAATGGTGTGGCAAAGAATGTAGTTTATGATTCAATCACCGCAGCAATGGGAAAGAAAAAGTCTACGGGGCATGCACTTATGTATCCTAATCCCTTCGGACCAATTCCGTTGCATATCGTAATGAAAGGTGGTGATAGTTCAATTGATGAGATGATAAAGACTACAAAAAAGGGTGTTCTCATAACACGGCTCCATTATACGAATGTGATTGACCCGTATAAACTTGTATTCACGGGGATGACAAGGGATGGGACATTTCTGATTGAGGACGGGGTAATCACAAAAGGGATTAAAAACCTGCGCTTTACTGACAATATATTTGATATGCTGAACCGCATTGAGGCAATTTCCCGAAAAACTGAACTCGTGGCTGAGGAACCAGGTTATGGCGGAAGGAATCCACATGGTATGGTTGTGCCGGCTTTAAAAATAAAGGATTTCAATTTCACGAGTGCCACTGAGTTTTGA